One window of bacterium genomic DNA carries:
- a CDS encoding deoxynucleoside kinase: MSASPPEKGRYIVIEGPIGVGKTSLVNLLAKRFAARRILEAADENPFLPRFYDDPRRHAFPAQLFFLLSRYRQQQELAQQDLFQQSVVADYLFDRDRIFAYLNLDDNELALYEQIYGLLKPRVTSPDVVIYLQASTDVLLERVARRNRAYEKHLSQKYLEELNQAYNHFFFHYSATPLLVINTNVIDFVQNPGDLDDLANQILHAKRGTEYYTPPRSVRKK; the protein is encoded by the coding sequence GTGAGCGCGTCGCCGCCCGAGAAGGGCAGGTACATCGTCATCGAGGGGCCGATCGGCGTCGGCAAGACCAGCCTCGTCAACCTGCTGGCCAAGCGCTTCGCCGCGCGCCGCATCCTCGAGGCCGCCGACGAGAACCCCTTCCTCCCGCGCTTCTACGACGACCCGCGCCGCCACGCCTTCCCGGCGCAGCTCTTCTTCCTGCTCTCGCGCTACCGCCAGCAGCAGGAGCTGGCGCAGCAGGACCTGTTCCAGCAGTCGGTCGTCGCCGACTACCTCTTCGACCGCGACCGGATCTTCGCCTACCTCAACCTGGACGACAACGAGCTGGCGCTCTACGAGCAGATCTACGGACTGCTCAAGCCCCGGGTCACGAGCCCGGACGTGGTGATCTACCTGCAGGCGAGCACCGACGTGCTGCTCGAGCGCGTCGCCCGGCGCAACCGCGCCTACGAGAAGCACCTGTCGCAGAAGTACCTCGAGGAGCTCAACCAGGCCTACAACCACTTCTTCTTCCACTACTCGGCGACGCCGCTGCTGGTGATCAACACGAACGTCATCGACTTCGTGCAGAACCCCGGCGACCTCGACGACCTGGCGAACCAGATCCTGCACGCCAAGCGGGGGACGGAGTACTACACGCCGCCGCGATCGGTGCGAAAGAAGTGA
- the panB gene encoding 3-methyl-2-oxobutanoate hydroxymethyltransferase, protein MVTATDYSLARIADEAGVDVLLVGDSLGMVALGYDSTLPVTMEEMLVFTRAVVRGATRALVVGDMPFLSYQVSLEEARRNAGRFVKEGGAAAVKLEGGADVADAAAAIVAMGIPVMGHLGLTPQSVHAMGGHRVQGRDEEGARRIVEGAQALEAAGAFAIVLEGMPRALAARVTAAVRVPTIGIGAGPGCDGQVLVAHDLLGLYGGHRPKFAKRYGDCGGEAARAFRQYCDEVRGGLFPDEEHSYD, encoded by the coding sequence ATGGTCACGGCGACCGACTACTCGCTGGCGCGGATCGCCGACGAGGCCGGCGTCGACGTGCTGCTCGTCGGCGACTCGCTCGGCATGGTCGCCCTCGGCTACGACTCGACGCTGCCGGTGACCATGGAGGAGATGCTGGTCTTCACGCGCGCCGTCGTCCGCGGCGCGACGCGGGCGCTCGTCGTCGGCGACATGCCCTTCCTCTCCTACCAGGTCAGCCTCGAGGAGGCGCGGCGCAACGCCGGGCGCTTCGTCAAGGAGGGCGGCGCCGCGGCGGTGAAGCTCGAGGGCGGCGCCGACGTCGCCGACGCGGCTGCCGCCATCGTCGCGATGGGCATCCCGGTCATGGGGCACCTCGGCCTCACGCCGCAGTCGGTCCACGCCATGGGCGGCCACCGGGTGCAGGGGCGTGACGAGGAGGGCGCGCGCCGGATCGTCGAGGGGGCGCAGGCGCTCGAGGCGGCGGGGGCGTTCGCGATCGTGCTCGAGGGGATGCCGCGGGCGCTGGCGGCGCGGGTCACCGCGGCGGTGCGCGTGCCGACGATCGGCATCGGCGCCGGCCCCGGCTGCGACGGGCAGGTGCTCGTCGCGCACGACCTTCTCGGTCTCTACGGCGGCCACCGGCCGAAGTTCGCGAAGCGTTACGGCGACTGCGGCGGTGAGGCGGCGAGGGCGTTCAGGCAGTACTGCGACGAGGTTCGGGGAGGGCTCTTTCCTGATGAAGAACACAGCTACGACTAG
- the panD gene encoding aspartate 1-decarboxylase: MMRVLLKAKIHRATVTDRSLDYEGSITIDQDLMDAVGLLPNEQVQVYNVTNGERFETYAIAGQRGSGTICVNGAAAHLAENGHKIIIANYGLFAETEIVGFKPRVALVDAANRITKLT; the protein is encoded by the coding sequence ATGATGCGGGTGCTGCTCAAGGCGAAGATCCACCGGGCCACCGTCACGGACCGCAGCCTCGACTACGAGGGGTCGATCACCATCGACCAGGATCTCATGGACGCCGTGGGGCTGCTGCCGAACGAGCAGGTGCAGGTCTACAACGTGACGAACGGCGAGCGCTTCGAGACGTACGCCATCGCGGGCCAGCGCGGCAGCGGCACGATCTGCGTCAACGGCGCGGCGGCGCACCTGGCGGAGAACGGGCACAAGATCATCATCGCGAACTATGGGCTGTTCGCGGAGACCGAGATTGTCGGGTTCAAGCCGCGCGTGGCGCTCGTCGACGCGGCCAACCGCATCACGAAGCTGACGTAG